AAAAGACCGATCTTTCCACCACGAGCGTAAGGGGCGAGGAGGTCAACAACCTTGATACCGGTCTCGAGGACTTCAGCCTGGGTAGACTGGTCAACGAACTCTGGAGCATCGGCGTGGATAGGGGCCTCCTTGACACCCTTGATGGGACCACGTTGGTCAATGGGTTGACCAATGACGTTCATGATTCGACTGAAAAAGAGTCAGTGGATGATCCTCCCACTATTCAGTcgagacactcacccaagAGTGGCAGGACCAACGGGAACTCGGATAGGAGCACCGGTGTCAACGACCTTCTGACCTCGAACGAGACCATCGGTACCGTCCATGGCAATGCATCGGACAGTGTTCTCACCCAAGTGCTGAGCGACCTCGAGGACGAGTCGGCCACCCTCAGGGGCGTTTTGGCCCTCAGAGAATTGGACATCGAGGGCGTTAAGGATGGGGGGAAGAACGTCCGAGTCGAAGTGAACGTCGACGACGGCACCGATGACGGTCTTGATGGAACCGGTCTGGAGGTTGGAAGGGGTAGCGTAGGTTCGGGTGGAGTTGACGGCTGAAGGAAGAGCAGGCAGTGAATGTTAGTCCAATGCAAACCAATACGAGGTAGCCAGCGGCCGACAAATCCCGAAAGTGTCGATTGTTCTCCCAaactctctctctctccatcccgACTCCCCCATCTCCACATGTTACAGGATGACcagaccactcaccagactTGGCGGGGACGGTGACCCTGGAGCTGGAAGCAGCGAACTTGGGCAAGACGTTCTGAGCCTGGTTGGCAGCGGTGTTGAAGAAAGCCGCGTTGGCCCTGGCGTTTCGGAGGGTCTGACCACCTCGCCTGGAGAGACGGATGGCGGATCGGGTGACAAGAGTCATCTTGTTTTTTCCGGAGATGTGGATTAGacaagaagggaggaaaggagaggagagtggTCGTCTCAAAGAGATCTCTagatggaagagagagagagagatgactttgtcgaagagagagaaatCGAGAGATGCGTGgggagcgaggaggagaggggggGAATCCTTGGTGGGTGTTGGGCAAACGGAGTGTAAGGGTCCAGCAGACGGATCCTCGGCGTTTTCCCTTTCGGAGTTTtatgagagggatggatgTGGCGGTGGATTGTAGCGACGAGCATATGTGGTTTTGTATCATGTAAAGTCAAAAATAAGTCAGTCGAGAACAGCATACGTTATCAGCTACCTTGCAGAATATCATACATCAACAGGCTCTATTCAATAGTCTCGCATTGCACCTCATCCCcaccccccccccctccttTCTCAAAATGACCAGTATAACGCGtcgcctcttctccatcactTCCCGGGTTCGCTCCGAGTCATTATTGCCTTTTGACCCCTCCACTCCCATCCCAGCTCAACTCCTCCCTCGAGTCCTATATCGTCAGATCGAGCAACGGATCTCCAACCGTTCTCGATCTGGTAAACGACCTGAGGTCGTCTCATTGCCCaaccctttcctcctccatcgaGGCGCACAGCGAGCCGATTTCGAATCGAGCGACGAAGCTAGATATAACTGGCGACAACCCTCCATCTCAAATCGACGACAAAAACAGTTATTGCAATACTATTCGGGGGCTGATCTGCCGGCCTCGAAACTGAACCCGCAAGCACTGACTAGGGAGGTACAATGGACGGATGGGACGATCATCAgatgggagggagaggtcaagatcaaggaagaagcgaagaagggcgTTCATGCAGGGAGGAAAAGGATGTTCAAGGGGCAtagagatgagagagataAACCTCAGAAGGAGGCTGATAGACAAGGCAGACTGGATGGAATGGAAAAGAGAATAGcggagtggaagaaggtaCGTCTGGTCTTCTCAACGAGTTTGGGAAGTGTGATCGACCTGCTGATGGTCTTTTCGATTTACAGTCTAAAGCAGACGAGAAGGCTCGAAATCGACCGTCATTACCATTCTGAGGTGGTCAATGTGTTCATGGCATATGCATTGTCACACGTACGATCTTTCCCTTGTCATTCTCTCACTGACACATATGTTCACTTCGTTACAATCTCTCGTACTCAATCTTGTCGAGCAATGGTATACCCCCTTCTGTGTAAGAATGCCCAATCTGCCACTCGCTGGCATACATCACCGACATCTGCACATAAGTCCGCCTCCCATTCTCCCCTTGACCAGTCGATTGTAGAATCAAGACTGCCTCTTTGGTGATATCCTTACTCGACTCCTTGGTAAGGAACTTGAACCCGATCCTTATCGCGGGGTACATttcacctcctccgacTGCTCTTCGATAAACCAAATACAACTCGAATCCCCAGAGTCTGCGTCCGGTCATCTCGATTTCTTGAACAACCCGGACGATATGAGTGACCAGAGCGAAATGACTAATCTTGTACTTTCCAGGTTGGAGCTTGTTCACCGTCACAAACATTTTATCCATCGTCGTATCCCACCTGACaccctccctctcatcgGGAGCGACAATGAAAAGCTGCTGATCTTTCGGATCGCCGTAGTACCGATACGGCTGGGGGAATGACCAGTCCTTCTCATCGGTAGCGAAACGACTGGCAAACCCTCTCACCACGATTTTCTCGTCCGAATCTGGAGGTGAACTCGCGAAGACGAGCAAGTCCGCTACCCATCTATGACCATTTGCTTTGTCGTTGACTGGATCAGGGACGAAGAAAAGAATTCTGATCTCCTTGTATCCTCTCTGGTTGACCATTTCAGATTGATAGTACTGTTGGCATGGCATCTCCATACCTGACACATGGGTCAACTCAACGCCCTGTGTTCGAAGTTCAAGTATGATCCGATGAGCAGCGTCCCGAACTTCTGTAGGGAGGGCACGGCGGACGATCCTCCGCCACACTTTCATGAACCGATTGAGCTGCACAGCAACGTAGTGTTCGCCAGTGCAGGGACCTCGAGGGGAAGTCGTGCAGAGACAGCAGGAGGCGACAAATTCGTGCGGTGAAGAATGCCATTTGCTCGCGCCGCGGTCCCAGATCGGGCAGGAGAcggacgatgacgagatgggagacTGGGACAACGGGTTTGAGGGTGGGATCATCTTCAGTCAGTCTTCTGTGTGATAAGAACAAGGTGATGTTGTGATTGTTCTCTTTCGTTGATGAATGAGAACTTGATAGCATTGTCCGAGATACAGCATAAGGGACAAAGATACTTCAGTTGAAGCGCAGACATGAAAGGACAGAGCGCAAAGAGCCTGATCAAAGGAGGAGTTTCTCGTACTACTCAAACAGAGCGATATTGTCCTGACTTGCACATCCGGTCGTATCATATGGGATTCAGAAAGCGTGCGGTTTGTCTGACACGACGGAAGATGGGTACCATTGCGTTTCGCAATGAGAACTCATAGCTcatttccttctcctgcaaGACGGGTGCAAACGGGTTAGCTGGACGATCTTTGGCGACCGACGTCTCGCCTGACCATCCTGTCGAGAAGGGGACTGCGCATCATACATACAACAGATCAGCATAACATTCCTcacttccccttcatcgcacctcctcctttcctgcATCATGCATAAAAGACATGCCAACCATGTATGGAAGCCATGACGCCTTGGCGCCGGATCgtactcacctccacttgtGATGTCATCTAATTCCGACTTTCACACAAAGAAACAAGAGAATTGACAACGTCGACGTCAAAGATTCAGGCTTCACACATCGTCTTTTCCCGTCCGTTCATCCAAGAATACAGATGGAGAGATCTTCCATCATGCATCCTCATGCAGGTTCACAGAGAGATCGACAAGACtttgagagagaagatctgaAGCTGACCTATAATTTGTCTGAAGCTTCGTGGTTGCTGATATGTCTTGAGAACCCCAAGCCCACCTCCAAAAGATGCGAGTATACTTGATATGGCTGTTATTGTCCTCAGCGGGTGTTACGCAGTCGAGGGTAGCTAGTCATCATGGCTCAAAGGAGAGACAAGTGCAACAGAGGTTGGACAAGAGACAAGATGTCCTTTCCTCAACACTATCTGTCGTAGCGGGTGAGTTTGGGCTGGTCATGATCATGCAATACCTCCCTACTTGCACTCGAAACTGTAGGAAATACTGATAGATGGTTGTCAGATACATCGCTTCCGGCGTCGATAGTCGCCTCACCATCGGTCGTCTCATCTTCCGTGTCAACGTCTGCTACAGAGGCAATACCCACCTCCACAGTGTGAGTTCCAGCCAGAGTCAATACATGTCCGTCAAGATGACGCATGAAGAGGCGGTGAGAGCTCGGCCTTGTCCCCTCTCCCGCCGACTCCGGTCGTCGCCTCGTCGTCGGCGTTgcaacctcttccaccaacATCGTTCTCCCCTACTGAATCCATCCCGTCCGGGACATCCACCCCTCCACTCATTCCCTCTGCCTCGGAGACACCTCCTGCCATCTCCTCAACGTTGGTCGACCTTCCGTCTGTTGTGGGTACTTCGGCGCTGACTGTTatcctttcctcttctctacCTTCCACTCCCCTCACGGACACACTTATTgtatctccttcttctacACTCCCCTCGTCCACTCCAACGTCCTATGAAACGACCTTGTCCCCATCCCCGTCCACTACGCCTCCTGCCATATCAACGTCCATATTTGGCGGGTCATCGGGTTTTGACCCCGTCTCAACGACATCTTCGGCACTACCTCCTTCGATCACCGaatcttccatctttcctACTACATCGTCCGCCTCGTCGAACTCGTCGCTGTCTGTTCTGTCCTCTGTTACATTGTCGCCCTTCAGGCCGACCACGACGATATCTGCGACCGCCTCATACTCTTCGCCTGCCGTCGATCTCTCGTAAGTTGCATATCTCAGCCACCCTACACCTAGCTGAAACAATTATCAGATCGTCTGCAGCTCCGATCCCGCCGATCAGCCCCTCGGCTTCACCCGATGTTACTTCTTCCGCAGAAGTCGCCAGCGTTGTACCTATATCACCGTCTGCGATCCCTATCTCTTCAGTCATTCCTGGTCCGGTGATCACTTCAACTGTGCCACCTCCTGCTGTCAGCTCAATAgcacctccacctgtcTCATCTCAACCGGTCCCTTCCGCGCAAGCCAGTGTCGACTCCCCTTCggtctcaccttcttcggtGATCATTGGAGGTTCACAATCGGTTGGACTGACCCCCTTGCCCGCACCGTCGGCACCCATTGTATCTGAGGCATCGACCGTGGTCCCAGTGGTCCCGGTGTCAGGCAGCGCAATTCTTTCCTCACCAGTCCTGGCTTCTCCTACCACTGGCGCAATAGCTTCACCAATCgcatcatctctctcagctACCGCCTTGGTACCGTCCGGGTCGGTTCGGCCGACCCAAGCACCTTCTGCTCCGCCTTCCATCATCGTATCAGGTACCGctatcgtcatcatcacgccatcctcgtccatgtcCATGACATCCTCAAACAATGCGGCTATTGCTACCCCGTTgtcatctccctcttccggCGTTGCCACTTCTACGACTGCCAGTCCAATTGTCACTGTGGTacccatctctccatcaGTGTCGCCCGGCCGTCCTATCACAGTCACAGCGACTCAaacgatgacgacggcCGTCACAGGTGTTAATTCAGCTGGATCGCCTATCACTACGCAAGAGCTTAGAACCGTCGTGATTGTTGTCACTGCGAATGCTGGTAACACAGTCACAACTCCCGGTCCTGCAacaggtggtggtgttggTGAGCCATTTATCCGTCGCGGTGTCGACTCTTTTCGGCATAGTTCGTCTTGAAGCTGACTCTCTCTGAAACAGTCGTCGTCACTGTTACGGCTACAGATCCAGGTGCGACGACTGGCAGCGATGGCGGTGTCGTTGTGGTGACTGTCACACAAACTGTATCATCGAGCAACGCAATGGGTAATCCGACTCTGATAGTCAATGTAAGTAGTGttcgtccacctcgaaATTGTCAACGTATCAGGGAAACATCCCAACCACAATGACCAGGACCGCTGCTGACATGTTATCTGTACTAGACAATGACGGAAGAAGTCCATCTTACTGTTGTAGGTGGCAGGACTGTGACTTTGACGTCTACCGAAGGGTCAAGAGGTCAACTACAGACTGCAGCAGCGGGCATGCGAGTCTTTGAGAGTGATAACATCATGATGAAATGCCTGATGGGGGTGGTAACGATAATAGGGCTGGGAACGGGAGGATGGTTAGTGCATATGTGACCCTACAaagagaggacgaaggaCATTCGGAAGGATGACCGAGAagtcgacgacgacacGGATTCTGATCATGCTGCGAAGGATCAACGTCCGGCTATGTACGATTACACGGATTTTGTAGTGATATATACGGTTTTACGATACACGAACGACctgtgatgatgatgaatgatcTTGCCCGACTTGAGACTTGTACAACGTCGGCCCTCGTATCACTCCGCTGGACCAACGGCGACCGTTACCGCGGGTGTCTCGGTGATGGGACTCTGCTATGGCTACCAGGACGGTCCATCTGGAGCGGCTGCAACCAACAAGGAGATATGTAGCGCTGCAGTGATCATGATATGCAAAACAACAAAGGCTTGACACTGTTGTCCGCAGATATCCTGCTGGCGAACCACGTGTTAGCCATATGTCGGTTCGCAGCACGCGTTTTCGCTCATGATCAGACGCGTCTTTTTCGACGGTTGATTGATTTGAAACACGATCATTTGTCGAAGACTACTTTGAACTCGGTCCGTGTCTGCTCATCCCATACCGCTGTGCAGCTCGGAGGAGAGGGTCAGAGATCCGTAAATCATACCCCCTCCTGTCACAAGATGAACGAagcatcttctcgatctcgacctttCCATCCTCAACGTACTCCGTCAATCAGTGACGATCCggatcatgatcatgatcatgatcatgatgacctcgacctcgatgTGGATCATGACGATCTCGACACCGGACCCACCCCGCAAGACCGATACGAGATCTTCTTGCCGGCCGTCCAGTCACTCGTCAACGCTCTAGGAGGCTACGAAGAAGTAGAAATCGTCCCAGGATCAGGTCAATTCGAAACGATCTACAGACCCGGTGATAGTGTCTTGGGGGTTTTGAAGGATCTGAAGAAATTgtggagaaaggatgatgaggacgatgagaggaCGGTGGCGAGGTGTATGTATCGGTCGGGGTTGATGAGGGAGCTGGTGGCCATCTTGGTGGAATGTACGGAGAGAGGTGATTGGGGCAGAAAGGTTGCGCTGGTAGCCTGTGAGTGTGTCTCCCCTTCCTGTAGTCGATTTGTGAGACATATAACGGATCTGGGTCTTGCATATAGGTCTTGCTCATGGGCTCTCAAAATTCATATCTGGAATGGACATCGAGCTAATGATTTtcaacctcatcatctAGGCGACCTCATCGCCGCCCTGACATGGCCGATCGACGTGGCTTCGGAGCtcaaagagatggaagatgagccAGACGTGGTCACAGACTATGCTTCATTGCTTCGTGCTCAGGTCGAGTACAAAGCGTTGATCCTCCAAACGAATGGATCATTGAGATGCCTGTTGGCTCTCATGTTGCCAAGTTTGGCTAAGCCGAGGAAGTGAGTTCCCTTGCAATCTGATTATCCAAACACATAGGGGCTTCAACGCAAAATCGAGCCTGCGCTGATTTGTCATTGACAGAGACGAGAAAGACGAGCggatcatctctctcggCCTGCATGTCGTACGAAATCTGCTGGCGATCAAAGACATAGTGGCCGAGGGAACTGCCGTCGGCGAAAAAGAGGAGTTTGCGAATCTACAAGCGAGTCCTGCTCCCTTAGTCATTCTGGCCTGAATATTCGCTGACAATCACTCCATCGCAGTCcaacctcatcgtccagctcAACAGACTCACTTACTTTCAACTGCTTCTCACGCTCGCTTCATGTGCCGACAAGGCGGATTTCAACCCGTTCAACGTGCTTGTGCTGGACATCTTGCACCTCGTATTCCGGTCGGTCAAAGTCAAGGATTTGGGACAAGATCAAGCTAGAGTGAGCTTCATTGATTGAGGCATCACCTTTGATATTTTTGAGCTCATGTTCATCTTTCCCTGCGCAGGCACCGATCGAAAACTTATCGAAACTACTAGACTCAGAAAAGAGACACAAAGCGCTTGTCTCCAAAGTGGGCATGACACGGCATTCTCGATTTGGAACGACTGTTGCGGTTCGCGCAGTAAGTACACTTTCACGACCCCGTTGTCGCTCGAAAAATGTCAACAACATTGACACTTTGACGACGGCAGGGCGAGCAAAAGATCATCTTGCATAAGCAGAATGCTGTCACAGAAACTGCCGGAAAGATACTTGACGAGGTGAAAAGAAaacggaagaagaaggtcgtcAAAGTGGTAGGTATTGTGGGTCGATCAACGAAGACACTTTACTAACGTGAGCGATAGGACGACTTGACACACATCATTGAGCTGTCTCCGGACGCGATGCGAGTGCTCCAGATTTTTGCGAAGTCCTTCATTCAATCTTGCTTCAATAGTAAGCTTATTCTCATTATGTTGTCTGTAAAGTTTGCTTCCCAGTGCACTGAGCAAATTACCAATTTCTTGCAGCGTTCTTGACATCAATCTTGAGAGATATCCGGATGGAACGAAGCAAGATTCGGCCGTCCGACAATATACGAACATTCTACCTCGCTCGATTCTTCATCGAGTatctcctgctccttcgACAAAAAGACGATgtgaagggagagaagacaCCCGAGCTGGGGCTCGATCTCGTGGCGGAGATGGCAGAGATCGATACGGTCAGATGGCTGTTCTCCAGGATGAGATTCACGATGGACGACAAAGTAGGGTTTCTCCCTTGAAGCATCATTTATTTCGAGAAAGGGAATTGACGTGATTGGGATTGTAGCCTCCTTCTTGGACAGAGTTGCAAGCTTGTCTGGATTGCTTTACTCAAATCGTGGGTCCGCTCGACAGCAGCACAGACCGAAATAAACGCTGATTGTCCTTTAGCTGCTCCTCATCGACTCTATGGCTGTTtcggaagacgatgaagaccGAGAAACCGCTGAAGTACTTCAGCATCAGCTGTACTATAACGGTGATATTCTCGACTCCTCCCTGTCGGTGGTAATGCAATATAAGGATCAATCCGTCGCGTAAGTCCTCGCTTGTCCGCTGTTCCGGAGGGATTCTTGAGACTGATCACATCTCTTGTCAACCTGCAGATACCTCGACTCAGTCATTCACTTTGCCTACGTCCTCCTTCGGATGCTAGAAAAGTACTCGAAGACGAAAGCTTTCATGTTCGTTCGAAAACGCAAAGCGGCGAGGAAAAAGCGCAAGCAGGCGGAGGATCCGAACGATACCGCAGGAGCAAGTGGAATGCCTGAGGAGTACGGGaatgaggacgaggcggaACTTGAGCCCGACAAAGAGGCTCCAAGCTATGCTGAGCACGCTTTCACCTTTCAAGCGTTTGAGAAGGTGTGTCAAATACTCGTTCAACAAGTGAATAACACGAGTGAAGAGCTGAGCTCCATGTGCACCATTAGCGATTCGCCCAAGAGCCGGTCGTCAATACCCTTCTGGCGTATTTATCGAGGTTTCAAGAGTTCGACGAGCCTGAACAGATGAAACGAGTCGTGGGATTAATGCATCGCCAAGTGGTTAAAACGCAGGCGGAAGGATTGTACTACAAGGTAAGCGATCGCATCTATCCATACGACTCTACACAGCTTACATGTTCCTGGCACAGGTTTCCACGCTTAATCTCTTCCGTCGAATATTGGACGAACAGCATTCACTCCCTAAAGCTGACCCTTCAAAAGATCTACTGCAACTTATCAGTTTCATTCTGCGGAAATTTTTCAAGCGAGTGGCAGACGACCCATTCCTGATCGTTGAGGCGCTTGGTAGTAAAGCGAGAGGGAAATGGAAGGGTCTCAGCTCCTATAAGAGCGATGACGACAGCGACGATGAAATGGGAGGCCAGAAAGGGAGTATAcaggagagggtgagtcgatgtCACGAGGGTGATACGCTTGTAATAAGGATGCTGATAGCAAAGGATTGCTTCAGATGGGTCCAGCGGAACTTGAGttcaagaagaacaagaagctCAGCTGGAGTCAGCAAATGGGAGTGGTCGTTTCTCTGTTGGTCAAGGACGGTCGTGAGGAGTGGATCAAGTGGATTATGAGTGTGAGTCACATCGGAACGGTCCATCGAAGAGAGAACGTGCTGACGGAACGGTCAGACGATGGAGATCGCCTTGGCGGCAAGAACAGAGATCGTTTTGGCTATTGACGGCGAAGCAAATCTGATCGACGAAGGaagcgatgacgagggcAACGAGCGTCGAGCGAGAAATTTCAGTGGACCCAGTATAGAGGCGATGGAGAAGTTCGTCCAGCATGGTGAGTATGGTGTTGAGGTTTCCTCTGAGGTTTAGATATTGACGATATATATACTACCTACAGATCTTGAGCCGGAAAGTGACGAGCACTCGAAAGCTGTGACTATCAATCCACACTTACGACTTATGCTCAAATTGCTGTCTTTCGACATGATCCCTCCTCGCGACGAAGACGTCTATGTCGATCATGTACCAGCGACGTCCAAATGGTTTCTCCCTGCTTCAATACCTCCGAGttccatctccacttcCCTGGGTGCCATGAACCAATTCTTACTCACGCCACCTGAAGTGAGCGATGATCCGAAAACTCTattgagaagagcgagaccATCGAGACAACGTCGATTATCATTCGATTCAGAGACGGGTGAACCGAGAccgaaagaaagagagaagaagaagaagaagacgaagaaagatgTTGAAACGCAGGTGTTCAAGAGTGCGGCGTTTATAGAAGAttcggacgatgaggatgaagagactACGAGGAGGTTCTTCGAGAGGGAAGCACAGttgagaaaggagatggatgagatggtcgGAGGGATCATGAGGTCTGAAGGTGggaaaaagaagaggaagagggggaaagggaaggagaaggagattgttggacaaggacaaggacaaggtcaaACGCAacaagacgaggaagatgatgacgaacgGATGGGAGATCTGAATATGACTCAGAGTCCGAAACATTCTCATTCTCAATCGAGAGAAGACGCGAGGAGTGATGGTGGATCggaaagagaagacgaagaggtaGGAGGGTCACCATTGCGAAGAATGAAGAGACCTTCTCTCGCACCGAGCGCTGGGTCGAGTGATAGTGATGAGGACAGCGATCAAGGTCCTCCTGCTACGGTGAGAACGACTacgaagagcagaagaatAGTGGAAtcggatgacgaggacgaatgAAAGCACTGAGTCGCTCAACATATGCATTATTGTAATCTGTACCTGTTGTATGGGTGAATCCGGATCCGCCCGAgatatcatcatccataGCCCATCTATCTACATAGGAATACAACTGTGATTCTCACACAGCGAGTGACAAATCATTCCATTCCCACATGACCAGTCGAAGCATGAGCAGTCCTCCCCCCGCTTCTCGTCTCTGTCCAGAtcctcgcttcttccgTACCCTTCCTCACGTTCACTCTCAGCAATACCGGGATAGGAACggtcaacatcaacaacaagaagatgaaacCGTATCGAGCGTTCCCCGTCAGATCGGCAATGAGACCGACGACCGTTGGACCGAGGAACGAGGCCGATTTATCGGTGAATGAGAACAGGGCGAAAAACGTGGATTCGTGGCCCTACAACGGGAACGGGATCACGCATCAATTTCGACGGAATCCAAGGAGGGGCGACATGTCACTTACCGGAGGGATGAGCTCCGAGTAGACTGTTCTGGAGTAACTCAAGAATGGACCGAAGATCTAGCAAAAATACAGGCCTTATCAGAAGGGATCCTCTGTCCGATTGAGAGCGGTATCCCGCATCGAGACGACCTACGAAACCGAACCACGCCGCAAATATATACATCTCTGCCTCTGACCTCAGTCCGCCGTACGGGACTATCAGCCCTGCTGAGGCATACAGAGGGATGAGCGCAGCTCCAATCACAGTCAGCAGAAGAATCTTGAAATTCGTGACAGGCTTTCGAGTCGTCGATGAAGCGGCATCTGAATTCGAGAGCATACGCTGATATCTCGGTACGAGGATAGCGGCGATCATTGCGGAAAGTTGGGTGAGAATACCTATCACCATGATTTTCGGCGGACCCATGGAAAGGACTGCTGAAGCGTAAAGGATAGCGACGTAGGTGGTGGTATGAAACCCTGCAAGGGTATATCAGAATCATCGCAAGTCACAGCCCGCTTTTTCAGACCACCGTCGTACTCACCATCGGAAAGGAATATCCAAGCCATCAAAAACAGATACAGATTTGGCAGTTGTCTGATCTGAGAAGGCGAGACCATCTTCCCAATCTTGATCCAAGCCTCTTTGATGCTCTTGATATTCACATCGTCCTCAGGTGATCTCTGTCCGCCGGGTAACCCCAACCAGCTCGGGAGCGTGAACACGGCCCACCAGATCCCAGAAAGCCCGATCGCCAACCGCAGAGCGAAAGTCGTCCCTCCTAGGACGGTGATCGGGATGAAAAGCAAGGTGAGCACCGAAACGCCGGAGAAGAACCCTAATGCTGTCCCTGTCGAAGATAATCTGGAGGTTGTGAGGGAGAGTAATGTCTCGTAGTGCGATTTAGGGGAGGTCGTCAAGTAGGGCGAAGCGATGGGATCTGTTTCGGCGAGATCTTCAGTCGAGATTGCTCGAACAGTAGGGACTAGTCGTTTGGGGAGCAGACTCGTGCCCTCGTTGCTATCTATGCTAGCTTGTGTTCTTTCGTCTCCTCCCCTTTCGTCGTTGCCGCCACTGCTATCGTCTTCGATGGCACGCATATCCACCTGCTCCTTCAGTGCTTTTTGCacgtcctcatcttccctcgCCAGATCTCGCAGGAAAGCGTTACTACACAGGATAGCAGACGAGTAGGTCGCATTGCCGATCGTGTTGAGAAGCGCGGCTAGCAAGGGTGTCCAAGTGTATggagtggaagggaagaagaggagcaTTATGCCCGATAATGCACCGGTGTAGGCAAAGACGAGAAGCAGTCTCTTACGCCAGTAGGCTGTAGATGGTTCGTCATCGGCTCTGAGTCgcaaggtggaagatgagaccCACGAGAATCGGCGAGCGGCCCAACGGAGATAATGCAGACTGCTTGAGTAGCTACTGCAACAGACTTGACGTACATGCTGATGAGTCGCAATACATGTCAGCACCGAATCCGTGCTCGAGCAGAGCAGATGATACAGATCAGCTTCGCTTACCTGAATGAGGCCGTGTCTACCCATACGCCTAGTATCTTGGCCTTGCAGATCCGCTCGATCCCTTCCGAGGGAGTACCATTTATTACACACGGTTCGACAAGCTCAGGAGCGTAATATCCCACTTCTCTAGCCATTTCTGTTGTGGTAGTCGCAGCACAGGTCAGAAGCAGATATCATGTCATAATGGTATGGTACTCGCAATCCACTGTAGGATGGTAGCGGAGGGATCAACTCACGCTC
The Kwoniella newhampshirensis strain CBS 13917 chromosome 10 map unlocalized Ctg14, whole genome shotgun sequence genome window above contains:
- a CDS encoding mitochondrial 54S ribosomal protein mL59: MTSITRRLFSITSRVRSESLLPFDPSTPIPAQLLPRVLYRQIEQRISNRSRSGKRPEVVSLPNPFLLHRGAQRADFESSDEARYNWRQPSISNRRQKQLLQYYSGADLPASKLNPQALTREVQWTDGTIIRWEGEVKIKEEAKKGVHAGRKRMFKGHRDERDKPQKEADRQGRLDGMEKRIAEWKKSKADEKARNRPSLPF